One window of the Patescibacteria group bacterium genome contains the following:
- a CDS encoding 4Fe-4S dicluster domain-containing protein produces the protein MAKFNTSKLLEFLLKKYVVFAPVERENELLFQRVYNPGEMSASLRLPKNSFKQFLLPHEEVLFDFTSPKVKKTITPQVIFGLSLVDLKALILFDQMFAKDPHYQAHRQNTLIVGQCVVPEDAKFLSIFEENVLERLKFDILLDHRKKGEPKIFTGSRLGQKTLEKFGFNEYEHIDFKGSIEGGVLDPKSQKLKEQMKKVINDKKFWEEFAKDCIMCGKCTVACPTCYCFDLVDEGGEIGDDKAGVRKRRLSSCFYDDFASIAGGENFLKTKAERLRNYYIHKFIRTPEREQILGCVGCLRCFQVCPVGIDIRKILDAALKYK, from the coding sequence ATGGCTAAATTCAACACATCAAAACTTCTTGAATTTCTTCTGAAAAAATACGTTGTTTTTGCGCCGGTTGAGAGGGAGAATGAACTTTTATTTCAGCGGGTATATAATCCGGGTGAAATGTCAGCTTCATTGCGTCTGCCGAAGAATTCTTTTAAACAGTTTTTACTGCCTCATGAAGAGGTTCTTTTTGATTTTACCAGTCCCAAGGTCAAGAAAACTATAACACCGCAAGTTATTTTTGGTTTGTCGCTGGTGGATCTGAAGGCGCTGATCCTGTTTGACCAGATGTTCGCAAAGGATCCGCATTATCAGGCTCACCGTCAAAATACACTGATTGTCGGCCAATGTGTTGTCCCAGAAGATGCCAAATTTCTGAGTATCTTTGAAGAAAACGTTTTGGAAAGACTGAAATTTGATATACTGCTGGATCACCGCAAAAAAGGGGAGCCAAAGATTTTTACCGGATCCAGGCTTGGCCAAAAGACTTTGGAAAAATTTGGTTTTAATGAATATGAGCATATTGATTTCAAAGGTTCGATCGAAGGTGGGGTGCTTGATCCTAAATCGCAGAAGCTGAAGGAACAGATGAAAAAAGTGATTAATGATAAAAAATTCTGGGAAGAATTTGCCAAGGACTGCATCATGTGCGGAAAATGCACAGTGGCCTGTCCGACCTGCTATTGCTTCGATCTGGTGGACGAGGGCGGTGAAATTGGCGATGATAAAGCGGGTGTCCGCAAGCGCCGACTGAGTTCTTGTTTTTATGATGACTTCGCGTCAATCGCCGGAGGGGAAAATTTTCTGAAAACAAAGGCCGAGCGATTAAGAAACTATTATATCCATAAATTCATCAGAACACCGGAAAGAGAACAGATACTAGGTTGTGTCGGATGTCTGCGCTGTTTTCAGGTTTGTCCGGTGGGAATTGATATCAGAAAAATATTAGATGCGGCTTTGAAATACAAATAA
- a CDS encoding CDP-alcohol phosphatidyltransferase family protein: MNALTRFLQGILKHVDLGLQKIARLIPDMITPNFLTLLRILFLAPIILAIQQERYILATVLFLFAYLLDILDGPLARVKNQVSEFGKVFDPTADKVVFITVLIILGWQSLPHSLIYIIIGLEVFLVLLVVIFAPLAKKIGIEFQLGANVYGKIKMLFQTVGTIALFITLMLDAGTTPVTVIFSIASLFSALSILGHLLAVKRIPKSPLV; this comes from the coding sequence ATGAACGCATTGACCAGATTTCTGCAGGGTATTTTGAAACATGTCGATTTAGGTTTGCAAAAAATTGCCAGGCTTATTCCCGATATGATCACTCCGAATTTTCTTACCCTTCTGCGGATACTTTTTTTGGCCCCGATTATTCTGGCGATCCAGCAGGAACGCTACATTCTGGCTACAGTACTGTTCCTTTTTGCCTATCTCCTCGATATTCTGGACGGTCCCCTGGCGCGGGTTAAAAATCAAGTGAGTGAATTCGGTAAAGTATTTGATCCGACAGCGGACAAAGTTGTTTTTATAACTGTACTAATTATCTTGGGATGGCAATCCCTGCCCCATTCCCTGATTTATATCATTATCGGACTGGAAGTGTTTCTGGTTCTGCTCGTCGTCATTTTTGCACCCTTAGCGAAGAAAATAGGAATAGAATTTCAGCTGGGCGCGAATGTGTACGGGAAAATAAAAATGCTGTTTCAAACCGTCGGTACGATTGCCTTGTTTATCACTTTGATGTTAGATGCCGGCACAACCCCGGTTACTGTAATTTTCAGTATCGCTTCTTTGTTCAGTGCGTTAAGCATCCTTGGTCACCTTTTGGCAGTAAAGAGGATACCAAAATCCCCACTGGTATAA
- a CDS encoding DMT family transporter has translation MIKYFKALPTIQKGILFAIGAALVSGVANFVNKNGVSAVGEPFVYTAMKNAVTAILLLGVIFAFKNIQQIRSLTKRDWMKLGIIGLIGGGISFLLFFKGLSLTSASSASLIHKTLFIWVALLAVPFLKEKFRWYQYGALIMLLVGNFIIAGPKSFNWGQGETLVFIATLLWSVEFIVAKKVLKTIHPNIVAWARLSIGVVFILLFLALTGRFDNLLSASSTGWGWSMLTGAILFLFVLTWFHALKRAPATLVTSVLVFASPITTFLDEVFQKKALDWDSAVGSLLIISGIAVLTLSFIRNVRYRMSSPSTLKPTP, from the coding sequence ATGATTAAATACTTCAAAGCACTGCCGACGATTCAAAAGGGAATATTGTTTGCTATAGGTGCGGCGCTGGTCAGCGGAGTTGCCAATTTTGTAAACAAAAACGGAGTGTCGGCAGTCGGTGAACCGTTCGTTTATACTGCTATGAAAAATGCCGTAACGGCAATATTACTTTTAGGGGTTATATTTGCTTTTAAAAACATTCAGCAGATCAGAAGCTTAACAAAGAGAGACTGGATGAAGCTCGGCATTATTGGTTTGATCGGGGGTGGTATCTCTTTTCTGCTTTTCTTCAAAGGGCTAAGTCTTACTTCCGCATCCAGTGCTTCATTAATCCATAAGACATTATTCATCTGGGTTGCTCTGTTAGCCGTACCGTTTTTAAAAGAAAAATTCCGCTGGTACCAGTACGGCGCGCTTATTATGCTTCTGGTTGGTAATTTTATTATTGCCGGGCCGAAATCTTTTAACTGGGGGCAGGGAGAAACGCTGGTATTTATTGCAACATTGCTCTGGTCGGTAGAATTTATTGTGGCCAAAAAAGTATTGAAGACAATTCATCCCAATATTGTCGCATGGGCAAGACTATCAATTGGCGTTGTATTTATTTTGTTGTTCCTGGCATTAACTGGACGATTTGATAATTTATTGTCAGCTTCTTCTACCGGATGGGGATGGTCAATGCTAACTGGTGCTATTTTATTTCTGTTTGTATTAACCTGGTTCCATGCTCTAAAAAGAGCTCCGGCTACGCTGGTTACAAGCGTTCTGGTTTTTGCCTCTCCGATCACAACATTTTTGGATGAGGTATTTCAGAAAAAAGCACTGGATTGGGACAGCGCGGTCGGGTCATTGCTGATTATTTCTGGTATTGCAGTTTTAACACTAAGTTTCATTCGGAATGTACGTTACAGGATGTCCTCGCCATCTACCCTAAAACCTACTCCCTAA
- the ileS gene encoding isoleucine--tRNA ligase yields the protein MDKNKQKPEFIGVNFPKLEEEILSFWQEKSIFEKSIEKNKEKEFIFFEGPPTANGKPGIHHVLARAFKDLIPRYKTMQGFRVNRKAGWDTQGLPVELEIEKKLGISGKPDIEKYGIEKFNKKCKESVWEYKDEWEKMTERIAFWVDLKNPYVTYDNGYIETLWWIIKQIWDKELLYRDYKVVPYCSRCGTSLSSHELAQGYKENTEDPSVFIKFKVKGKKDNEYFLVWTTTPWTLPSNVALAVGEKVDYVKVEHHKEILILAEARLGVLRGNYKVIKKIKGKDLVNLEYEPLYNFVQHKEKSHYVLPADFVSVDDGTGIVHTAVMYGVDDFELGKEYNLPKHHLIDLEGKFTEEAGSFAGLFVKTADPRIVSDLKDRGLMYWAETIKHTYPFCWRCNTPLLYYAKDSWFIKMTAVRDQLIKNNQAINWVPNHIKEGRFGEWINEVKDWALSRERYWGTPLPIWECDKCVHRICIGSYEELAKYSGKKLPKSFDPHRPFIDKVTFKCEKCDGEMKRVPEVLDAWFDSGSMPYAQWHYPFENKNFIDANEAFPADYISEAIDQTRGWFYTLLAVSTLLGKGAPYKNVICLGLILDKKGQKMSKSKGNTVNPMEIINKYGVDALRWYLYTMNQPGESKNFDEIGVNEVVKKQLLILWNVVVFFKTFAKEGMPEKKILSKHIMDHWILARMHKLVGEVTDSLDKYQITEAGRKIESFVQDLSTWYVRRSRDRFKQPKDSADRMVALETLKEVLLTLTKILAPFMPFIAETLYQELKSVLNKDKYEWKESVHLEDWPAKDKAPVDQGLIEEMQRIRDIAELAHSARAEAKIKVRQPLSQLVIASEFKEEFSDILQDELNVKEVTKLHQKHDGKLPGGSDWIKKDETEIKISLDITLTDELVEEGILREIVRQINSVRKKAGLTIQDRIAVYYQTDSEYLKKFFEFFESNLLKETLAISVQEYDKKKKAKFEKVVNVNGKLITVGIEKKS from the coding sequence ATGGATAAAAATAAACAGAAACCCGAATTTATTGGTGTGAATTTCCCCAAACTAGAAGAGGAGATTCTTTCGTTTTGGCAGGAGAAGAGCATATTTGAGAAAAGCATTGAAAAGAACAAAGAAAAAGAGTTTATTTTCTTTGAAGGACCGCCGACCGCCAATGGAAAACCGGGAATCCATCATGTATTAGCCAGGGCTTTTAAGGATCTGATTCCGCGTTACAAAACGATGCAGGGGTTCCGGGTCAACCGCAAAGCGGGCTGGGATACTCAAGGGTTGCCTGTAGAACTGGAGATTGAAAAGAAACTGGGTATTTCCGGCAAACCGGACATTGAAAAATACGGCATTGAAAAATTCAACAAAAAATGCAAAGAAAGCGTCTGGGAGTATAAAGATGAGTGGGAAAAGATGACGGAGCGGATCGCTTTCTGGGTTGATTTGAAAAATCCGTACGTGACCTACGACAACGGCTACATTGAAACGCTCTGGTGGATTATTAAACAGATTTGGGATAAAGAACTTTTGTATCGTGATTATAAAGTTGTTCCATACTGTTCCCGTTGCGGGACGTCATTATCTTCGCACGAACTGGCCCAGGGGTATAAGGAAAATACGGAGGACCCTTCAGTTTTCATCAAATTTAAAGTTAAGGGAAAAAAGGATAACGAATATTTCCTGGTCTGGACCACTACGCCGTGGACTCTGCCTTCCAACGTGGCGCTTGCAGTCGGAGAAAAGGTGGATTATGTCAAAGTTGAACACCACAAAGAGATATTGATCTTGGCGGAAGCGCGTCTGGGAGTTTTGCGTGGCAATTATAAAGTAATCAAAAAAATAAAAGGGAAAGACCTGGTAAATTTAGAGTACGAACCGCTCTATAATTTTGTTCAGCATAAGGAAAAATCGCATTACGTCCTGCCGGCGGATTTTGTTTCCGTTGATGACGGTACGGGGATTGTGCATACCGCGGTAATGTACGGAGTTGATGACTTTGAACTGGGCAAGGAATATAATCTGCCGAAACATCATCTGATTGATCTGGAAGGAAAATTTACTGAAGAAGCCGGGTCATTCGCGGGACTGTTTGTTAAAACCGCTGATCCCAGAATCGTCTCCGACTTGAAAGACCGCGGGCTGATGTATTGGGCGGAAACAATTAAACATACTTATCCGTTCTGCTGGCGCTGTAATACCCCACTGCTATATTATGCGAAAGATTCCTGGTTTATCAAAATGACCGCAGTACGCGATCAGCTGATTAAAAACAACCAGGCGATTAACTGGGTACCGAACCATATTAAAGAAGGGCGCTTCGGCGAGTGGATTAATGAAGTAAAAGACTGGGCACTTTCCCGTGAACGTTATTGGGGCACACCGCTGCCGATCTGGGAGTGTGACAAATGCGTGCATAGAATCTGTATCGGATCATATGAAGAGCTGGCGAAATATTCCGGTAAAAAACTGCCGAAATCATTTGACCCGCACCGTCCGTTTATTGATAAAGTTACTTTTAAATGCGAAAAATGTGACGGCGAAATGAAACGTGTACCGGAGGTTCTGGATGCCTGGTTTGATTCCGGTTCCATGCCTTATGCCCAGTGGCATTATCCTTTTGAGAATAAAAATTTTATTGATGCCAATGAAGCATTTCCCGCAGATTATATTTCCGAAGCGATTGACCAGACCCGCGGTTGGTTTTATACATTGCTGGCGGTATCCACACTTTTAGGTAAGGGAGCGCCTTATAAAAATGTGATTTGTTTAGGCTTGATTCTGGACAAGAAGGGTCAGAAAATGAGCAAGTCCAAAGGCAATACGGTTAATCCCATGGAGATAATAAATAAATACGGCGTTGATGCTTTGCGCTGGTATTTGTATACCATGAACCAGCCGGGCGAATCGAAAAATTTTGATGAAATTGGTGTGAACGAAGTCGTAAAAAAACAGCTTTTGATTCTTTGGAATGTGGTTGTATTCTTCAAAACTTTTGCCAAAGAAGGCATGCCCGAAAAGAAGATTCTTTCCAAGCACATTATGGATCATTGGATATTGGCCAGAATGCACAAACTGGTTGGTGAGGTAACTGATTCGCTGGATAAATACCAGATCACCGAAGCGGGCAGGAAAATAGAAAGTTTTGTCCAGGATTTATCAACCTGGTATGTCCGCAGATCCCGAGATCGGTTCAAACAGCCGAAAGATTCCGCAGACCGCATGGTGGCACTCGAAACACTGAAAGAAGTTTTGCTGACGTTGACCAAAATACTGGCGCCGTTTATGCCGTTTATTGCCGAGACACTTTATCAAGAACTGAAATCTGTTTTGAATAAAGACAAATACGAATGGAAGGAATCGGTACATCTCGAGGATTGGCCGGCAAAAGATAAAGCGCCGGTTGATCAGGGGTTGATCGAAGAAATGCAGCGCATCAGGGATATTGCGGAACTTGCTCATTCCGCCCGTGCGGAAGCAAAAATAAAAGTCAGACAGCCTTTAAGTCAGCTGGTTATCGCTTCAGAATTCAAGGAGGAGTTTTCTGATATTCTTCAGGATGAACTGAATGTAAAAGAGGTTACGAAATTACATCAGAAACATGACGGCAAACTGCCCGGGGGTTCGGATTGGATCAAAAAAGATGAAACAGAAATCAAAATTTCCCTGGACATTACCCTGACGGACGAGCTGGTGGAAGAAGGAATCCTGCGAGAGATTGTCCGGCAGATCAATAGTGTCAGAAAGAAAGCGGGGTTAACCATCCAGGATCGTATCGCTGTTTATTATCAAACCGACAGTGAATATCTGAAGAAATTTTTTGAATTTTTTGAAAGTAACTTGCTGAAAGAAACTCTGGCAATATCCGTCCAGGAATATGACAAAAAGAAAAAAGCAAAGTTTGAAAAAGTGGTGAATGTAAACGGCAAGCTAATCACGGTAGGTATCGAAAAGAAAAGTTAA
- a CDS encoding DUF6390 family protein, whose product MEGIIACARYAYMPNNLGYCGPDENENLIGYIANNEQDDGLKEILTDFQTLKPYLNFIARTNRIPDPFHKQVVEAYWIGNSLLENISAKQYYKYLTDEFSLQKKIDRKSLQYVYGKLPMGAKPHHSFHVLNIFRRTGHLSINHTVETMDNCCISYGRVIKKMTDRLLVEYSPLEIIEGKLAKGGKKQKEILLEVDGQLMETEISPGDLVTFHWNAVCEKITPMQANNLNIYTNQAITLANLSL is encoded by the coding sequence ATGGAAGGAATCATTGCCTGCGCCCGATACGCCTATATGCCGAATAATTTGGGATATTGCGGACCTGATGAAAATGAAAACTTAATCGGGTACATTGCGAACAATGAACAGGATGACGGATTGAAAGAAATATTGACAGATTTTCAGACTCTGAAGCCGTATCTGAATTTTATCGCCAGAACCAACAGAATCCCTGATCCTTTTCACAAACAGGTGGTAGAAGCCTATTGGATCGGCAACAGTTTATTAGAAAACATTTCCGCCAAGCAGTATTACAAATATTTAACTGACGAATTTTCCCTGCAGAAAAAAATTGACCGCAAATCACTGCAGTACGTGTACGGCAAACTGCCGATGGGAGCCAAACCGCATCATTCATTCCATGTTTTAAATATTTTCCGCCGGACCGGACACCTTTCCATCAACCACACCGTTGAAACTATGGACAATTGTTGTATCAGTTATGGAAGGGTAATAAAAAAAATGACGGATAGATTGTTAGTTGAATATTCACCCTTAGAAATAATTGAAGGCAAGCTGGCAAAAGGCGGAAAAAAACAAAAAGAAATACTGCTAGAGGTTGACGGGCAGTTAATGGAAACTGAAATTAGCCCTGGTGATCTGGTAACGTTTCATTGGAATGCGGTTTGTGAAAAAATAACGCCCATGCAGGCAAATAATCTTAATATTTATACCAATCAAGCAATTACCTTAGCCAATCTATCATTATGA
- a CDS encoding FAD/NAD(P)-binding protein, which produces MKNPYESYPAIITKIVLDAPDTRGFTLKFKDKKRQSNFGFIPGQFIVVGLPGIGEIPVGINSATTEKKFVQITVRGVGKVSRAIQQKAVGSTIYIRGPYGNGWPMKEIEKRDLLVIAGGLGIIPLKPLIDEACRKDWGRQNQVQVFYGSRNFKNLLFETQYKKWCTFHDTQIVLDMAGPRWHGEVGNITDLLAKHSTPKNAIVTVCGPPIMYKFVIPKLLEKGYKPEDIYLSLERKMYCAIGMCEHCAIGEKYVCKDGPVFSLAEIKDMPEALE; this is translated from the coding sequence ATGAAAAATCCTTACGAAAGTTATCCGGCTATAATCACAAAAATAGTATTAGATGCTCCTGACACCAGAGGCTTCACTTTAAAGTTCAAAGATAAAAAACGTCAGAGTAATTTTGGTTTTATTCCGGGACAGTTTATAGTCGTTGGTTTGCCCGGGATTGGTGAAATTCCGGTTGGGATAAATTCTGCAACGACGGAAAAGAAATTTGTCCAGATAACTGTTCGCGGAGTTGGGAAAGTCAGCCGAGCCATCCAGCAGAAAGCAGTCGGTTCGACGATCTATATCCGCGGACCGTACGGCAACGGCTGGCCGATGAAGGAAATTGAAAAACGGGATTTACTGGTAATAGCCGGCGGGCTTGGGATAATCCCGCTCAAACCTTTGATTGACGAGGCTTGCCGAAAGGACTGGGGACGTCAGAACCAGGTACAGGTTTTTTACGGTTCAAGGAATTTTAAAAACCTTTTATTTGAAACGCAATATAAAAAATGGTGTACTTTTCATGATACGCAGATAGTTCTGGATATGGCCGGTCCGCGCTGGCATGGCGAGGTCGGCAATATTACCGATCTTCTGGCAAAACACAGTACGCCGAAAAATGCGATTGTCACTGTCTGCGGTCCGCCGATTATGTATAAATTTGTAATTCCCAAACTGCTCGAGAAAGGTTACAAGCCGGAAGATATTTACCTTTCACTGGAGCGAAAAATGTACTGTGCAATCGGAATGTGCGAGCACTGCGCGATCGGAGAAAAATATGTCTGCAAGGACGGCCCGGTATTTAGCTTAGCCGAGATTAAGGATATGCCGGAGGCTCTGGAATAA
- a CDS encoding Ldh family oxidoreductase → MRIQIEAVEKLLKNKLRKMGFTAEEAKAITFEYIAGELKEKRSHGVFGFINAYERLKQTKRGHYKIAIDKPAYAFIEGNRDIGQIVAYKAIEMAIKKAKKTGIAMVGGNNIHSFLRPGTWAEVAARKGMIALCFNYGGGPLLAPTGSREAILSTNPIGIGIPYKEYPFVIDMAVSERAFNQIKLAKTLGKKIPSGWAIDKNGKNTNDPDKVTAVLPFGGYKGYILALALEILTGPFVRTKVGKKTKNVRGLLFIVIDPYVFTTKKDFSSDMNQLIKEVDEAKKIKGVKDIHIPGESAAKNEIKKMKSGYFDIDKNIIDQIEKL, encoded by the coding sequence ATGCGTATCCAAATTGAGGCGGTTGAGAAATTATTAAAAAATAAACTGCGCAAAATGGGCTTTACGGCGGAAGAAGCGAAAGCAATTACTTTTGAATACATTGCCGGTGAACTTAAAGAAAAACGATCACACGGTGTCTTCGGGTTTATCAATGCTTACGAGAGACTCAAACAGACTAAGAGAGGCCATTATAAGATCGCAATCGATAAGCCGGCGTACGCATTTATTGAAGGCAACCGGGATATCGGCCAAATTGTGGCTTACAAAGCAATTGAAATGGCGATTAAGAAAGCGAAAAAAACCGGTATTGCCATGGTGGGCGGTAACAACATTCATTCGTTCTTAAGACCGGGTACCTGGGCGGAAGTGGCAGCGCGTAAAGGCATGATTGCTTTGTGTTTTAACTACGGCGGCGGTCCGTTATTGGCCCCGACCGGATCCAGAGAAGCGATCCTTTCCACTAACCCGATCGGGATCGGCATTCCTTATAAGGAATATCCGTTTGTGATTGATATGGCGGTTTCGGAAAGAGCCTTCAATCAAATTAAACTGGCAAAAACATTAGGTAAAAAAATACCTAGTGGCTGGGCAATTGATAAAAACGGAAAAAATACCAATGATCCGGATAAAGTTACGGCGGTTTTGCCGTTCGGCGGGTATAAGGGATATATTTTGGCGCTGGCATTGGAAATACTGACCGGGCCTTTTGTCAGGACAAAAGTTGGTAAGAAAACAAAGAATGTCCGCGGGCTTCTGTTTATTGTAATTGATCCTTATGTATTTACGACTAAAAAAGATTTCAGCAGTGACATGAATCAACTGATTAAAGAAGTGGATGAGGCTAAAAAGATTAAAGGAGTAAAGGATATACATATACCCGGAGAAAGTGCGGCAAAAAATGAAATTAAAAAAATGAAGTCAGGATATTTTGACATTGATAAAAATATTATTGATCAGATCGAAAAACTATAA
- the recO gene encoding DNA repair protein RecO, translated as MATYRSEAIVLKKRAGREYDQLLTIFTKEKGKVDLVVKGTRKIGSKMAGHLEPFGVVDIMVAQGKIQDRIAGTKLLDNFPSLKSNLESIALSVYFNEAVDSIIHGHQSDPKVFTLIKDAYSSIDQYLLRNRESANIHDLVLITLSYILLLCSSQGFAPAFGACFYCKKDVQEEKNYISDRHLSVVCPSCRQKEESLYPVSSTAIKVLRLMSQKTLANTKLKNLELGTLSEVRKIVNNFILMIGERQIRSYSFLSSLIV; from the coding sequence ATGGCTACTTATCGCTCTGAAGCAATTGTGCTGAAAAAAAGAGCCGGCAGGGAATATGATCAGCTACTGACAATCTTCACCAAGGAAAAAGGCAAGGTGGATCTGGTTGTGAAAGGTACCAGAAAGATCGGCAGTAAGATGGCCGGTCATCTGGAACCGTTTGGTGTTGTCGATATCATGGTTGCACAGGGAAAGATCCAGGACCGGATTGCCGGTACGAAACTTTTGGATAATTTCCCCAGTTTGAAATCGAATTTAGAAAGCATTGCTTTGTCAGTATATTTTAATGAAGCGGTGGACAGCATTATTCATGGTCATCAGTCCGATCCGAAAGTATTCACCCTGATCAAAGACGCCTACTCTTCCATCGATCAATACCTCTTAAGGAATCGGGAAAGCGCAAATATTCATGATCTGGTTCTGATCACGCTCTCCTATATTTTATTGCTCTGTTCTTCACAGGGGTTTGCTCCGGCATTCGGCGCCTGTTTCTACTGTAAAAAAGACGTGCAGGAAGAAAAAAATTATATCAGCGACCGGCACCTTAGCGTAGTTTGCCCGTCGTGCAGGCAAAAAGAAGAATCATTATATCCGGTTTCTTCCACCGCCATTAAGGTACTGCGCCTGATGAGCCAGAAAACACTTGCCAATACAAAGCTGAAAAATCTGGAACTGGGGACTCTTTCGGAAGTGAGAAAAATAGTTAACAATTTTATCCTAATGATCGGTGAGCGACAAATCCGTTCCTATTCATTTCTTTCATCCCTTATCGTTTAA
- a CDS encoding HypC/HybG/HupF family hydrogenase formation chaperone, producing the protein MCITLPGKILSKIGTIAVVEANGRKMEIKIDAVPGVVKGDWILVYGDLALKKISKKEAEETIKILSDD; encoded by the coding sequence ATGTGTATTACTTTACCTGGAAAAATATTATCAAAAATCGGAACTATTGCGGTCGTGGAAGCAAACGGAAGAAAAATGGAAATAAAGATTGATGCTGTGCCGGGCGTCGTCAAGGGGGACTGGATACTGGTGTATGGGGATTTGGCATTAAAAAAAATATCAAAAAAGGAAGCGGAAGAAACAATTAAAATATTATCGGATGATTAA
- a CDS encoding PHP-associated domain-containing protein, with amino-acid sequence MSTIFFTNPKLPVNLKSNQKMVDFHVHSNYSLDGTISVAKLLKTARKMDLGLAICDHNEIRGSMEASQQSDVVIIPGIEVNCSNGTHVLLYFKTQGELRYFFDSVIKPNKQPGAFVINLLPKELIEKARGFNCIISMPHPFVLGKGGVQRAITAGTIEQSFIAENVDIIEGINGMATREQNQSAINWAKKMNKPMLAGSDGHVIWQIGTVASEVTGNNTEEIFHNLKNSSQSTGLEIGGWKNKLTTLVKEMHLISRKEGIKILANQIKRNIKKR; translated from the coding sequence ATGTCAACAATTTTTTTTACAAATCCAAAGCTTCCCGTTAATCTAAAAAGTAACCAAAAAATGGTTGACTTTCATGTACATTCAAACTATTCGCTAGACGGAACCATCTCGGTTGCAAAACTACTAAAAACAGCCAGGAAAATGGACCTGGGATTGGCGATCTGCGATCATAATGAAATAAGAGGATCAATGGAGGCGAGTCAGCAGTCTGATGTTGTAATTATACCCGGCATTGAAGTTAACTGCAGTAACGGAACACATGTACTTTTGTATTTTAAAACACAGGGTGAACTTAGGTATTTTTTCGATTCGGTGATAAAACCGAACAAGCAACCCGGCGCATTTGTGATTAATCTCCTACCAAAAGAACTGATTGAAAAAGCGAGGGGCTTTAATTGCATTATCTCGATGCCCCATCCGTTCGTACTTGGTAAAGGCGGAGTGCAACGGGCGATAACTGCCGGCACGATTGAACAATCATTCATTGCAGAAAATGTGGATATTATTGAAGGTATCAACGGCATGGCCACACGAGAGCAGAACCAAAGTGCAATTAATTGGGCAAAAAAAATGAATAAGCCGATGCTGGCCGGAAGCGACGGACATGTGATCTGGCAGATTGGCACGGTGGCATCCGAGGTTACTGGTAATAACACAGAAGAAATCTTCCACAATTTAAAAAACAGCAGTCAGTCAACCGGATTAGAAATTGGCGGATGGAAAAATAAATTAACAACCCTGGTGAAAGAGATGCACCTGATTTCCAGAAAAGAAGGAATAAAAATTCTTGCTAACCAAATAAAAAGAAATATTAAAAAAAGATGA